From one Henningerozyma blattae CBS 6284 chromosome 1, complete genome genomic stretch:
- the TBLA0A08100 gene encoding uncharacterized protein (similar to Saccharomyces cerevisiae RAD59 (YDL059C); ancestral locus Anc_4.239), translating to MPITSTANGDTNNSSVTNTTNDIHFHINNSNINYNDATEPVTDVEVRIGILKGKVHDYVNKIFPSGSYGKHNLAKLVPIKCLFEFANQSFGKDKWSIKILELHITDSNSFGCTSMNTSSVTQVLAEARVQVQLNKEWKIESCGIGYGNLESKDQNENSAIAKQRAVDNAIKEILLSLIES from the coding sequence ATGCCAATAACCTCCACTGCAAATGGAGACACTAACAATAGTAGTGTTACAAATACGACCAATGACATACATTTTCACATTAACAATtccaatattaattataatgatGCTACTGAACCTGTAACAGATGTTGAAGTCAGAATAGGAATATTAAAGGGGAAGGTACACGATTAcgtaaataaaatatttcccAGTGGTAGCTACGGGAAGCATAATCTTGCTAAACTGGTACCCATTAAAtgtttatttgaatttgctAATCAATCTTTTGGTAAAGACAAATGGtctataaaaatattagaattacaTATAACAGATTCCAATTCATTTGGTTGCACTTCAATGAATACATCTTCTGTAACTCAAGTTTTGGCTGAAGCAAGAGTACAAGTACAACTGAATAAAGAATGGAAGATCGAATCGTGTGGGATTGGATATGGCAATCTCGAAAGTAAAGATCAGAATGAAAATTCGGCAATTGCAAAACAGAGAGCGGTAGATAATgcaataaaagaaattttattgagTTTGATAGAATCATAG
- the SWC7 gene encoding Swc7p (similar to Saccharomyces cerevisiae SWC7 (YLR385C); ancestral locus Anc_4.241) — protein sequence MVLQYSSNVILLLLQLILYHQESLSHRNKKLRLPNLLVDPIIDEAILNEFKNHTLVKVYAPELCKIQLRSLRMLVKEIFSVGFNIEENEDNINGNVKQENVSYSDSNQKQDTIINVITLANFYYDKRITEIEKRLPEIRDEMQETLS from the coding sequence ATGGTCCTTCAGTATTCATCAAAtgtcatattattattattgcagttaatattatatcatCAAGAGAGTCTATCACACCGTAATAAAAAACTGAGGTTACCTAACTTATTAGTTGATCCAATAATTGATGAAgcaattttaaatgaatttaaaaatcatACTTTAGTAAAAGTATATGCCCCAGAACTGTGTAAAATCCAATTACGAAGCTTAAGAATGCTAGTCAAAGAAATCTTTTCTGTTGgttttaatattgaagaaaatgaagataataTCAATGGTAATGTTAAACAAGAAAATGTTTCTTATTCTGATTCTAATCAAAAACAAGACACGATTATTAATGTTATCACACTTGCTAATTTCTATTATGATAAAAGAATAACGGAAATTGAAAAACGACTACCAGAAATTCGTGATGAAATGCAAGAGACTCTAagttaa